A window of the Arenibacter algicola genome harbors these coding sequences:
- a CDS encoding sulfatase/phosphatase domain-containing protein: MKVLPLFSLFTLCLLSLHSCAEKEEQKPLKPNFLFIMSDDHAYQAISAYSDHLIQTPNIDRLAKEGMLFRNASVTNSICAPSRATILTGKHTHINGKIDNHNPFDTTQVTFPQIFQKAGYQTAMFGKLHFGNNPKGVDDFMILPGQGHYINPDFITQKGDTTITGYVTDIITDMSLEWLDKKRDPNKPFFLMYLHKAPHRPWWPRADKFKEYTQKTFPLPETLFDDYSNRGTAAKTAEMNLLYHMQYSHDSKIWPETLEAMGDVEPFVEGSQADVNNEFNRGNEEQKRQYKPIIDAINQEFKEKWPTMTDEEKMIWKYQRYMQDYLGSISSVDDNVGRVLDYLDENGLAENTIVVYTSDQGFYLGEHGWFDKRFIYDESFKTPLLIRWPNEIKQGTTEEEMVQNLDFAQTFLEAAQITAPEDMQGESLMPLLKGKSDQWNREAVYYHYYEYPSVHMVKRHYGIVTKEYKLAHFYYDVDEWELYDRKKDPKELNNVYDDPEYAEIVKELKEKLAQLRVKYKDSKELDDKYVEQSKKY; encoded by the coding sequence ATGAAAGTACTACCATTATTTTCCCTTTTTACATTATGTCTTTTGAGTTTGCATAGCTGTGCAGAGAAAGAAGAGCAGAAGCCACTGAAGCCCAACTTCCTGTTTATCATGTCCGATGATCACGCCTATCAGGCCATTAGTGCCTATAGCGATCATTTGATACAAACCCCAAATATTGATCGTTTGGCCAAGGAGGGCATGTTGTTCAGAAATGCCAGCGTTACCAATTCTATCTGTGCACCCTCCAGGGCCACTATACTTACCGGAAAACATACCCATATTAATGGGAAAATAGATAATCACAATCCCTTTGATACCACCCAGGTTACCTTTCCGCAAATTTTTCAGAAGGCGGGGTACCAAACGGCCATGTTCGGGAAGCTTCATTTTGGGAACAATCCCAAGGGAGTGGACGATTTTATGATCTTACCGGGCCAAGGACATTATATTAACCCCGACTTTATTACCCAAAAGGGAGATACCACTATTACTGGCTATGTAACGGATATCATTACGGATATGAGTTTGGAATGGTTGGATAAAAAACGCGATCCCAACAAGCCCTTCTTTTTAATGTATTTGCACAAAGCCCCGCACAGACCTTGGTGGCCAAGGGCAGATAAGTTTAAGGAGTACACCCAAAAAACCTTTCCCCTACCGGAAACTTTATTTGATGATTATTCCAATAGAGGTACCGCTGCCAAAACTGCCGAAATGAATTTGTTGTACCATATGCAATATAGTCATGACAGCAAGATATGGCCAGAAACCTTGGAGGCCATGGGAGACGTGGAGCCATTTGTTGAAGGGTCCCAAGCCGATGTGAACAATGAATTCAATCGCGGAAACGAGGAACAAAAGAGGCAGTACAAACCTATTATAGACGCAATAAACCAAGAATTTAAAGAGAAATGGCCTACCATGACGGACGAGGAAAAAATGATATGGAAATACCAGCGGTATATGCAGGACTATTTGGGAAGTATTTCCTCTGTGGATGACAATGTGGGCAGGGTACTGGATTACTTGGACGAGAATGGCTTGGCCGAAAATACCATAGTGGTCTACACCTCAGACCAAGGGTTCTATTTAGGGGAGCATGGTTGGTTCGACAAGCGCTTTATTTACGATGAGTCCTTTAAGACTCCCTTGTTGATCCGTTGGCCCAATGAAATTAAACAGGGAACCACAGAGGAGGAAATGGTACAGAATCTGGATTTTGCCCAAACCTTTTTGGAGGCGGCCCAAATCACTGCACCGGAAGATATGCAAGGTGAAAGCCTTATGCCATTGTTAAAAGGAAAATCTGACCAATGGAATCGGGAAGCCGTTTATTACCACTATTATGAATATCCCAGTGTGCATATGGTAAAACGCCATTACGGTATAGTGACCAAGGAATACAAACTGGCCCATTTTTATTATGATGTAGATGAATGGGAATTATATGATCGCAAAAAAGATCCAAAGGAATTGAACAATGTTTATGATGATCCGGAATATGCGGAAATCGTGAAAGAGCTCAAGGAAAAACTCGCCCAGCTTAGGGTAAAATATAAGGATTCCAAAGAGCTGGATGATAAGTATGTTGAACAGAGCAAGAAGTATTAG
- a CDS encoding SusC/RagA family TonB-linked outer membrane protein encodes MMMKNCISKLTFLGAILFGSSLLAQNITGVVSDDEGPLPGVNVIIEGTSIGTSTDFDGNYTISNVDTNAVLLFSYIGYKTQAIPVNGQTQINVTMSVDANALDEVVLVGYSTLKKSTLTGAISVVDVDDLNKARTSNVAQALQGQVAGVQVASSSGAPGGGIQVRIRGVGTIGNNDPLYIVDGVPSRDITFLNQSDIKTMSVLKDAAAASIYGSRASAGVVLITTKSGSAGKMKLEAEYWYGVQSASNLPTMLNAEQYINTTEKAWNNTYTGANPYTADRGRADFGDTDWLDELFEGGSSQNLQLSASGGSENVQFLTSLGYYGENGIVVYDNDKFRRLNFRSNINADLTDRLKIGTNVQLSSSTQDKVPSTGESLIRFALLRAPVIPVFKDVNDPTYSERDPFTDMPFFTATGYDQGLNRTMYEMVGNPIAQAYFSDDQTRIFKTFGNIYGQYSFLKDKELTFRSNVGVDLTFFHDKTFNENYGDDDGGGSAIDQGLGRRNRPNNLSERRGESLALTFSNTLNYNKSFGEKHDFSAMVGTEYVTQTESDIVASRARFPYSIDEFRYLSYGGEGLDENNAGAGTESALFSYFGSTTYSYDNKYMITANLRADASSRFAENNRWGYFPSVSGGWTLSREDFLSEVDWLSDLKLRASWGQLGNQNIDNYTYAELIEQTEGIVRKVRYGNPDLKWETTTQANFGIDLGLFNNKVGVTAEYFDKSTTDILLPIGLPGFLGDLQPTIVNAGEVSNKGFEFSVNFRNSEREFKYNINANLSTVTNNVEKLHPNVPNIVNNESRTVVGQPLDAYYGYRMEGIYQNQAEIDSHLFLEGNSKPGDIRFKDINGDGKISPDFDREFIGSSIPDLTYGIFLTGEYKGFDMSMLFQGVEGIDRYNDGKKIIDFDTRPFNYTAAILGAWDGEGSTNSIPRVAFEDNGSSKVSSIFVEDASYFRLKNIEIGYTIDGVQGFDSARLYISGRNLLTSTNYTGLDPEASDLVDKGTYPLSTSFMFGVNVKF; translated from the coding sequence ATGATGATGAAAAATTGTATTAGTAAGCTAACTTTTCTCGGAGCCATTCTTTTTGGAAGCTCCCTGCTGGCACAAAACATTACCGGCGTCGTCTCGGATGATGAAGGTCCCCTGCCAGGGGTAAACGTAATTATAGAAGGAACCTCCATAGGAACTTCTACAGATTTTGACGGCAATTACACCATTTCGAATGTGGATACCAATGCGGTATTGTTGTTTAGCTATATAGGCTATAAGACCCAGGCGATTCCGGTCAATGGACAAACCCAAATTAATGTTACCATGTCCGTAGATGCAAATGCTTTGGATGAAGTTGTTCTTGTAGGGTATTCCACTTTAAAGAAATCTACTTTAACCGGGGCAATTTCCGTAGTGGATGTGGATGATTTGAACAAAGCCAGAACCTCCAATGTTGCCCAAGCATTACAGGGGCAAGTTGCTGGGGTACAGGTTGCCTCCAGTAGCGGAGCCCCAGGTGGTGGGATTCAAGTTCGTATCCGTGGAGTAGGTACTATTGGAAATAACGATCCATTATATATTGTGGATGGGGTACCGTCTCGGGATATTACCTTTTTGAACCAGTCCGATATAAAAACCATGTCGGTTTTAAAAGATGCTGCGGCTGCATCCATCTACGGTTCAAGGGCATCTGCTGGTGTTGTCCTGATTACCACTAAAAGTGGTTCAGCAGGAAAAATGAAGCTTGAGGCCGAGTACTGGTATGGTGTTCAATCCGCTTCAAACTTACCTACCATGCTCAATGCCGAACAATATATAAACACTACTGAGAAAGCTTGGAACAATACATATACCGGAGCAAATCCATATACTGCGGATAGGGGCAGGGCAGATTTTGGTGATACCGATTGGCTGGATGAACTCTTCGAGGGAGGAAGTTCCCAAAACCTACAGTTGTCTGCCAGCGGAGGTAGTGAAAATGTTCAATTTTTGACATCCTTGGGATACTATGGGGAAAATGGTATAGTGGTTTATGATAATGACAAATTCCGAAGATTGAATTTTAGATCTAATATCAACGCCGACCTAACGGATAGATTAAAGATTGGGACCAATGTTCAATTGTCTTCATCAACCCAGGACAAAGTTCCTTCTACAGGAGAAAGTTTAATACGATTTGCGCTGTTAAGGGCTCCCGTAATACCCGTTTTTAAAGATGTAAATGATCCAACCTATTCCGAAAGAGATCCTTTTACCGATATGCCTTTCTTTACAGCTACCGGTTATGATCAAGGATTGAACAGAACTATGTACGAAATGGTCGGAAATCCCATTGCGCAAGCTTATTTTTCAGATGACCAGACCAGAATATTCAAAACTTTCGGCAACATATATGGTCAGTATTCTTTTTTAAAGGATAAAGAATTAACCTTTAGATCCAATGTAGGGGTAGACCTTACCTTTTTTCATGACAAAACATTTAATGAGAATTACGGAGATGATGATGGTGGTGGAAGTGCAATAGATCAAGGATTGGGAAGAAGGAACAGGCCCAATAATCTAAGTGAAAGAAGAGGGGAATCTTTGGCCCTAACTTTTAGTAATACCTTAAATTACAATAAGTCGTTCGGTGAAAAACACGACTTCAGTGCTATGGTCGGTACCGAATATGTTACACAGACAGAGTCGGACATCGTTGCCAGCAGGGCGCGTTTCCCATATTCCATAGACGAGTTTAGATATTTGTCCTATGGAGGTGAAGGCTTGGACGAAAATAACGCAGGTGCAGGTACTGAATCTGCTCTGTTCTCCTATTTTGGGTCTACTACATATTCCTATGACAATAAATACATGATAACCGCCAATTTAAGAGCGGATGCCTCATCAAGGTTTGCCGAAAATAATCGATGGGGATATTTTCCATCGGTTTCTGGAGGTTGGACACTATCAAGGGAGGATTTTTTAAGCGAAGTAGATTGGCTGTCCGATTTAAAATTAAGAGCTAGTTGGGGTCAACTGGGGAATCAAAATATAGACAATTACACTTACGCTGAATTAATAGAACAAACGGAAGGCATTGTTAGAAAAGTACGCTATGGTAATCCCGATCTAAAATGGGAAACTACCACTCAGGCCAACTTTGGAATCGACTTGGGTCTTTTTAATAACAAAGTCGGTGTTACAGCGGAATATTTTGACAAAAGCACAACGGACATATTGTTACCTATAGGCTTACCTGGTTTCCTTGGCGATTTGCAGCCAACCATAGTCAATGCCGGTGAGGTGAGCAATAAGGGATTTGAATTTTCAGTCAATTTTAGAAATTCAGAACGAGAGTTTAAATATAATATCAACGCTAACCTTTCAACAGTAACAAATAATGTTGAAAAATTGCATCCAAATGTGCCCAATATAGTCAATAACGAATCCAGAACGGTAGTTGGTCAGCCTTTGGATGCTTATTACGGATATAGAATGGAAGGGATTTACCAGAATCAGGCAGAAATAGATAGTCATTTATTTTTGGAAGGGAATTCCAAACCAGGGGACATTAGGTTCAAGGATATTAATGGGGATGGGAAAATAAGTCCGGATTTTGATCGCGAATTTATAGGATCCTCTATCCCGGATCTTACCTATGGTATCTTCCTAACAGGAGAATACAAAGGATTTGACATGTCCATGCTTTTTCAGGGAGTAGAGGGTATTGACAGGTATAATGACGGGAAAAAGATCATAGATTTTGATACAAGGCCTTTTAATTACACCGCGGCTATTTTAGGGGCTTGGGACGGAGAAGGCAGCACCAATAGTATTCCAAGGGTTGCTTTTGAGGATAATGGTAGTAGCAAGGTCTCAAGTATTTTTGTTGAAGACGCATCCTATTTCCGTTTGAAAAATATTGAAATTGGCTATACCATAGATGGCGTTCAAGGGTTTGACAGCGCACGACTTTATATATCCGGTAGAAATCTCCTTACCTCTACCAATTATACAGGTTTGGATCCCGAAGCATCGGATTTAGTAGATAAGGGTACCTACCCACTTTCTACATCCTTCATGTTTGGTGTAAACGTTAAATT
- a CDS encoding hybrid sensor histidine kinase/response regulator transcription factor, which translates to MRFFNVRTTPLFVFIFCTTIGFAQNATSNSDNSTIKIWNNSSAASQNNPKSALIHPERKYKLQQIDNSLGLSNSSINAIFQDSDNLLWIGTWDGLNRYDGSKFKIFRPELNNENSLSNQVILNILEDKTGQIWVSTIHGINSYDKRTNTFRRFYFSRINNPPVSESEFTIALDSSKTVFCAIKDWGIGYFFEDGFIQLNSFNLPSEAVKKMVFTPSGDLLLLYDNSELYQLEITPGENAQKRISNSELVAENVNGFEILQNEKLCIISKTGEMDISSLLDQGSVEVDERNVKNIIGSISEGLLLSNKSEFLIIDSLGKRVNLPWQKYLKEQKITTVFQGNENVIWVGTDGEGIFKLYPLRKSFHLVTKSQVPEFSDGIIRTFTESEGNSFWIGTKGKGLFRFPPQFYENSNESLPYENYNQNNSGINNSVYALHKGQDDLIFIGTDGEGIDVFDLKRSKLVNWSQILQSNQCEYFKSTYAIFQDKNGFIWLGTNGYGMIRLKIQRYGDKLKVSEFKKYVAGEYEENRLSSNIIFSILPRNDRELWIGTRLGGLNLFNKESDSFQVFKNKRNELRSLSNDDILCLYNDLKDNLWVGTSFGLNLLQEIGSDGEAYFRRYTVNEGLPNNTIHGIISDKKSNLWISTNYGLSNFVVDESRFINFTENEGLQNNEFADGAFYKGADSDYVFMGGIKGFNYFLPSEIEEDPFVPDILIDKISGQNMKEPYYQNLVVSPNGNSFPSINLEHDENYFDIDIAALTFIHSEKCTYAYQLIGFDNEWVYINNRRNISFTNVPPGKYSLLLKWTNSDGIWSNPTKAIDIKIDPIIWRTNVAYAVYLLLFLLLLVLIYSYYQKKQSLKQNIINQKREEEIHQNRLTFFTNVAHEFQTPLTLITGPVQKLSEMVGLSEKNQRFINMIERNSSRLLFLTQQLLEFRKAESNYVEVRVKQFDLVNLIEQIAELFDEWAIQKNIEYELEMPSLLQGWFDKDKIEKIVFNLLSNAFKYTPENGNINLKLFIEDDYDILNIIVSNSGEGIAKEKLERVFTRFVLLDESKDTDTDKFRTGIGLAYVKSLVTVLKGEITVTSEVKKETSFKVLLPCNKGSFKDTELEEHSGQVNISYHLKNILEDGSGNSEDISNKLTSLDVLQNKRKIVLIVEDEKDVRVFLKELLIDKYNVLTANNGAEALELMKKEMPDLIISDLMMPEMDGMELCKKIRNNNLTCHIPFIMLTSKNSVIHSIEGLESGANSYIPKPFHPDYLQVKVQNLLEEKEVMLKYLSKETPMDSFTNVLEHDEHKDFMKKVLKIIHNNIENENLQSLFIEKELGISSSQLYRKIKYIYGFSPGDLIRTVRLKHAAALLRKNTLTVSEVCYQSGFNNRSYFYREFKKMYSITPKNYQLKAMSSL; encoded by the coding sequence ATGCGATTTTTTAATGTAAGAACAACCCCCCTATTCGTTTTTATTTTTTGCACAACGATCGGTTTTGCTCAAAATGCAACTTCTAATTCCGATAATTCTACGATTAAAATTTGGAATAATTCCTCTGCAGCTAGCCAAAATAACCCAAAAAGTGCTCTAATCCATCCAGAAAGAAAATACAAATTACAGCAAATAGATAATTCCCTCGGCCTATCAAACAGTTCCATCAATGCAATTTTTCAAGATTCGGACAACTTGCTTTGGATTGGGACCTGGGATGGCTTAAATCGCTATGACGGGAGTAAATTCAAAATATTTCGCCCCGAATTGAATAATGAGAATAGCTTAAGTAATCAGGTAATACTTAATATTCTTGAGGACAAGACGGGTCAAATATGGGTGTCGACCATTCATGGAATAAATAGTTATGATAAGAGAACAAATACCTTTAGGCGTTTTTATTTTTCAAGAATAAACAACCCTCCAGTCTCGGAATCAGAATTTACGATTGCTTTGGATTCCTCCAAAACAGTATTCTGTGCAATAAAGGACTGGGGTATAGGCTACTTTTTCGAGGATGGTTTTATACAATTGAATTCTTTTAATCTTCCCTCCGAGGCGGTTAAAAAGATGGTGTTCACACCTTCAGGGGATCTACTTCTTCTATATGACAATAGTGAATTGTACCAATTGGAAATAACTCCCGGGGAAAATGCTCAAAAAAGGATATCAAATAGTGAGTTGGTTGCTGAAAATGTAAATGGGTTCGAAATCCTACAAAATGAAAAGTTATGTATTATCTCAAAGACAGGTGAGATGGACATTTCCTCATTGTTGGATCAAGGATCGGTTGAAGTTGATGAAAGGAATGTTAAAAACATAATAGGATCTATATCCGAGGGACTCCTACTGTCCAATAAATCGGAGTTTTTAATTATTGATAGTTTAGGAAAAAGAGTAAATCTTCCTTGGCAAAAATATCTTAAAGAGCAAAAGATAACTACTGTCTTTCAAGGTAATGAAAACGTTATTTGGGTAGGTACCGATGGGGAGGGTATTTTTAAGTTATATCCGCTCAGAAAATCCTTTCATTTAGTTACCAAGTCGCAAGTTCCGGAATTCAGTGATGGTATTATTAGAACATTTACAGAGTCTGAGGGAAATTCTTTTTGGATAGGCACTAAAGGAAAAGGATTGTTCCGCTTTCCTCCCCAATTTTATGAGAATTCAAATGAGTCCTTGCCGTATGAAAATTATAATCAAAATAATAGCGGGATCAACAATTCAGTTTATGCATTGCATAAAGGACAAGATGACTTAATTTTTATCGGAACGGATGGAGAGGGAATTGATGTTTTTGATTTGAAAAGGTCAAAACTTGTAAATTGGTCCCAAATCTTGCAAAGTAATCAGTGTGAATACTTTAAGTCGACCTATGCTATTTTTCAGGATAAAAATGGCTTTATATGGTTGGGTACCAATGGTTATGGAATGATTCGCCTGAAGATTCAGCGCTATGGAGATAAACTAAAAGTTTCTGAATTCAAGAAGTATGTCGCAGGGGAATATGAAGAAAACAGGCTAAGCAGTAATATTATTTTCTCAATCCTTCCAAGGAACGACAGGGAACTATGGATAGGTACACGGTTAGGGGGGTTGAACCTTTTTAATAAGGAATCAGACTCATTCCAGGTTTTCAAAAATAAAAGGAACGAACTGCGCAGCCTATCCAATGATGATATTTTATGCCTCTATAATGATTTAAAAGATAATCTATGGGTAGGGACAAGTTTCGGGTTGAATTTATTGCAGGAAATAGGAAGTGATGGGGAAGCATATTTTAGACGTTATACCGTAAATGAAGGCCTGCCGAATAATACTATCCATGGAATTATTTCCGACAAAAAATCAAACCTCTGGATAAGCACTAATTATGGTCTTTCCAATTTTGTAGTCGATGAATCCAGATTTATCAATTTTACCGAAAATGAGGGTTTACAAAACAATGAGTTTGCGGATGGAGCCTTTTATAAAGGTGCCGACTCTGATTACGTATTTATGGGGGGAATTAAAGGATTTAACTATTTTTTGCCTTCGGAAATAGAAGAAGATCCGTTTGTTCCCGATATTCTTATTGATAAAATAAGTGGTCAAAATATGAAGGAGCCATACTATCAAAATCTGGTGGTCTCCCCAAACGGCAACAGCTTTCCATCTATTAATTTGGAGCACGATGAGAATTATTTCGACATTGACATTGCAGCCCTAACCTTTATTCACAGTGAAAAATGCACATATGCCTATCAGCTTATAGGTTTTGACAACGAATGGGTGTACATCAACAACCGAAGAAATATTTCCTTTACGAATGTACCACCTGGTAAATATTCACTATTGTTAAAATGGACCAATAGCGATGGTATTTGGAGCAATCCCACAAAAGCAATAGATATTAAGATCGATCCCATTATTTGGCGAACAAATGTGGCATACGCTGTCTATTTGCTACTTTTCCTTCTATTGCTTGTTTTGATTTACAGTTACTATCAAAAAAAACAATCTTTAAAACAAAATATTATCAATCAAAAAAGAGAAGAAGAAATTCATCAAAACCGTCTTACTTTCTTTACCAATGTAGCACACGAATTCCAAACTCCTTTGACTTTGATTACCGGACCTGTTCAAAAACTATCAGAAATGGTGGGTTTAAGTGAAAAGAACCAGAGGTTTATAAATATGATAGAAAGGAACTCATCTAGATTACTCTTTTTAACACAACAATTACTCGAATTTAGAAAAGCGGAAAGCAATTATGTGGAGGTGCGAGTAAAGCAATTCGATCTAGTGAATTTAATAGAGCAAATTGCCGAATTATTTGATGAATGGGCCATTCAGAAAAATATTGAATACGAATTGGAAATGCCATCCTTATTGCAGGGGTGGTTCGACAAGGATAAAATTGAGAAGATCGTATTTAACCTTTTGTCCAATGCCTTTAAATATACTCCAGAAAATGGAAATATTAATCTAAAGTTATTTATTGAGGACGATTACGATATTCTTAATATTATAGTATCCAATTCTGGAGAGGGTATTGCCAAAGAAAAATTGGAGCGCGTATTTACAAGATTTGTATTGTTGGATGAGAGTAAGGATACGGATACCGATAAGTTTAGGACTGGGATAGGATTGGCATATGTAAAAAGTTTGGTGACAGTTTTGAAAGGTGAGATTACGGTTACGAGCGAAGTCAAGAAAGAGACCTCATTTAAGGTTTTGCTTCCCTGTAACAAGGGGAGCTTTAAGGATACTGAATTGGAAGAGCATTCCGGGCAGGTAAATATATCCTATCACCTAAAAAACATTTTGGAAGATGGATCTGGCAATTCTGAAGATATTTCAAATAAATTAACATCACTTGATGTTCTTCAAAATAAACGTAAAATTGTTTTGATTGTTGAGGACGAAAAAGATGTAAGGGTATTTTTAAAAGAACTATTGATAGATAAATATAATGTTCTAACAGCCAATAATGGGGCCGAGGCTTTGGAATTAATGAAAAAGGAAATGCCAGATCTGATTATAAGTGACCTTATGATGCCGGAAATGGATGGAATGGAATTATGTAAAAAAATAAGGAACAACAACCTTACATGTCATATTCCTTTTATTATGCTTACATCCAAAAATTCTGTCATTCATAGTATTGAAGGATTGGAAAGTGGAGCAAATTCATATATTCCCAAACCCTTTCATCCAGATTATTTGCAGGTGAAAGTTCAAAATCTCCTGGAAGAAAAGGAGGTGATGCTAAAATATCTATCCAAGGAAACACCAATGGATAGCTTTACGAATGTTTTAGAGCATGATGAACATAAGGACTTCATGAAAAAGGTTTTGAAAATTATTCATAACAATATAGAAAATGAAAACCTTCAAAGTTTGTTCATAGAGAAAGAATTAGGAATTAGTAGTTCACAGCTCTATAGAAAAATTAAATATATATACGGCTTTTCTCCCGGGGACCTTATACGAACCGTAAGATTAAAACATGCGGCGGCGCTCTTGAGAAAAAATACACTTACGGTCTCGGAGGTTTGCTATCAATCCGGGTTCAACAACCGTTCCTATTTTTATAGGGAATTTAAGAAAATGTATAGTATCACTCCAAAAAATTATCAGCTTAAGGCTATGTCTAGTTTGTAG